A single genomic interval of Pithys albifrons albifrons isolate INPA30051 chromosome 11, PitAlb_v1, whole genome shotgun sequence harbors:
- the DGKD gene encoding diacylglycerol kinase delta isoform X5, whose protein sequence is MDHFSGMHNWYACSHARPTYCNVCREALSGVTSHGLSCEVCKFKAHKRCAVRATSNCKWTTLASIGKDIIEDEDGISMPHQWLEGNLPVSAKCTVCDKTCGSVLRLQDWRCLWCKAMVHTACKELLPNKCPLGLCKVSVIPPTALNSIDSDGFWKATCPPSCTSPLLVFVNSKSGDNQGVKFLRRFKQLLNPAQVFDLMNGGPHLGLRLFQKFDTFRILVCGGDGSVGWVLSEIDSLNLHKQCQLGVLPLGTGNDLARVLGWGSACDDDTQLPQILEKLERASTKMLDRWSIMVYETKLPRQAFTSTVTEDFSEDSEVQKILCYEDSVAAHLSKILTSDQHSVVISSAKVLCETVKDFVARVGKAYEKATESSEESEVMTRKCCVLKEKLDSLLKTLNDESQASSSLPNPPPTIAEEAEDGDGSGSACDSSSERSVSSSCTARPQIFRPREQLMLRANSLKKAIRQIIEHAEKAVDEQNAQTQEQEGFLLSLSSSEEGKELRNEEKMSLQSSHSSSYGVCKGRRKASKSPCERLINKGNLSLGSSASLPPQTGNRDNLPMLNTKIFYPNIRAGMSGSLPGSSVISRLLIHADPFNSEPENLECYTEKCVMNNYFGIGLDAKISLDFNNKRDEHPEKCRSRTKNMMWYGVLGTKELLHRTYKNLEQKVLLECDGRPIPLPSLQGIAVLNIPSYAGGTNFWGGTKEDDTFTAPSFDDKILEVVAVFGSMQMAVSRVINLQHHRIAQCRTVKIAILGEEGVPVQVDGEAWIQPPGYIWIVHKNRAQTLTRDRAFESTLKSWEDKQKCELSRPSSFSLQPEIMSEEESTQINQFGQAAGALIHSIREIAQSYQDMEQELAHAVNASSKSMDKVYAKSKSTEGLNCSLVVEMVNNVKALHNETELLLAGKMALQLDPPQKEQLQAALADMDLQLRKLADIPWLWQLIEPCDEENQMLDYSKRSRSGKFRLVTKFKKEKNNKNKETHSSMGLPVHLWGTEEVAAWLEHLSLCEYKDIFIRHDVRGSELLHLERRDLKDLGVTKVGHMKRILHGIKELSRSTPASEA, encoded by the exons ATGGACCACTTCTCAGGGATGCACAACTGGTACGCCTGCTCGCACGCCCGCCCCACCTACTGCAACGTGTGCCGTGAGGCGCTGTCCGGGGTCACCTCGCACGGGCTCTCCTGTGAGG TGTGCAAGTTTAAAGCTCACAAGCGCTGTGCTGTGCGGGCAACCAGCAACTGCAAGTGGACTACTCTGGCCTCTATCGGAAAGGATATCATTGAGGATGAAGATGGG ATCTCGATGCCTCATCAGTGGCTGGAGGGAAACCTGCCCGTGAGTGCCAAATGCACTGTGTGTGATAAAACCTGTGGCTCTGTGCTGCGTTTGCAAGATTGGCGCTGCCTGTGGTGCAAAGCCATG GTACACACAGCATGTAAAGAGTTGTTGCCAAACAAGTGCCCTCTTGGTCTGTGCAAAGTGTCTGTCATTCCTCCTACTGCTCTGAACAGCATTGATTCTGATG GTTTTTGGAAAGCTACTTGTCCCCCTTCTTGCACAAGTCCTTTGTTGGTCTTCGTCAACTCAAAAAGTGGAGACAACCAAGGTGTAAAATTTCTGCGAAGATTCAAACAGCTGCTGAACCCAGCCCAGGTCTTTGACCTCATGAATGGAGGACCTCACCTTGG TTTACGCTTATTTCAGAAATTTGACACCTTCCGGATCCTGGTTTGTGGTGGGGATGGAAGTGTTGGCTGGGTTCTCTCTGAAATTGATAGCCTCAACCTTCACAAGCAG tgccagctgggagTGCTACCCTTGGGAACAGGGAATGACCTTGCCCGTGTGTTAGGCTGGGGGTCTGCTTGTGATGATGATACGCAGCTCCCACAGatcctggagaagctggagaGGGCCAGTACCAAAATGCTGGACAG GTGGAGCATCATGGTGTATGAAACCAAACTCCCTCGCCAAGCCTTCACTTCCACAGTCACTGAGGATTTCAGCGAGGATTCAGAG GTGCAGAAAATTCTCTGCTATGAGGACTCTGTGGCTGCTCATTTGTCCAAAATTTTGACTTCTGACCAACATTCAGTGGTCATTTCCTCAGCCAA GGTGCTTTGTGAGACAGTGAAGGATTTTGTGGCTCGAGTAGGGAAAGCCTATGAGAAAGCAACGGAAAGCTCAGAGGAATCAGAGGTCATGACCAGGAAG TGCTGTGTCCTGAAGGAGAAACTGGACTCATTGCTGAAGACTCTGAATGACGAATCTCAAGCATCTTCATCTCTGCCAAACCCTCCTCCCACCATTGCAGAGGAAGCCGAGGATGGGGATGGGTCGGGCAGTGCCTGTGACTCCTCGAGTGAGCGGTCGGTGAGCTCGTCCTGCACCGCCCGGCCCCAGATATTCCGGCCCCGGGAGCAGCTCATGCTGAGAGCCAACAGCCTGAAAAAGGCCATTCGTCAGATCATAGAGCATGCAGAGAAAG CTGTAGATGAGCAGAATGCCCAGACCCAGGAGCAAGAGGGCTTCCTCCTTAGTCTGTCATCCTCTGAGGAGGGCAAGGAGCTGAGGAATGAGGAGAAAATGTCCCTGCAGTcatcacacagcagcagctatGGAGTGTgcaaggggaggaggaaag CATCCAAATCTCCTTGCGAAAGACTAATAAACAAAGGAAATTTGTcgctgggcagctctgcatctCTTCCTCCACAGACAGGAAACCGGGACAACCTGCCAATGCTGAACACAAAAATCTTCTACCCAA ATATCCGTGCTGGCATGTCTGGTTCTTTGCCTGGGAGCTCTGTCATCAGCCGATTGCTGATCCACGCTGATCCCTTTAACTCTGAGCCTGAAAATCT TGAGTGTTACACAGAGAAGTGTGTCATGAATAATTACTTTGGAATTGGACTGGatgcaaagatttctttggATTTCAACAACAAACGTGATGAGCACCCAGAGAAATGCAG AAGTCGTACAAAGAATATGATGTGGTACGGAGTATTGGGGAccaaggagctgctgcacagaACATATAAAAACCTGGAGCAGAAAGTCTTGCTGGAG tgtGATGGGAGGCCAATCCCTCTGCCCAGTCTCCAGGGAATTGCTGTACTCAACATTCCCAGCTATGCAGGAGGCACAAACTTCTGGGGAGGAACAAAGGAAGACGAT ACATTCACAGCCCCTTCCTTTGATGACAAGATTTTGGAGGTGGTGGCCGTGTTTGGTAGCATGCAGATGGCAGTGTCACGCGTGATCAACCTGCAGCACCACCGCATTGCACAG TGTCGGACGGTGAAGATAGCAATTCTTGGAGAAGAGGGAGTTCCTGTGCAAGTGGATGGAGAAGCCTGGATCCAGCCTCCAGGTTACATTTGGATTGTTCATAAGAACAGGGCACAGACCCTCACCCGAGACAGG GCATTTGAGAGCACCCTCAAGTCCTGGGAGGACAAACAGAAGTGTGAGTTGTCCCGgccctcctctttctctctaCAACCAGAGATCATGTCTGAAGAGGAATCCACTCAGATCAACCAGTTTGGTCAAGCTGCAGGTGCTCTGATCCACAG CATTCGGGAAATAGCCCAGTCTTACCAGGACATGGAACAGGAGCTTGCCCATGCTGTCAATGCCAGCTCCAAGTCTATGGACAAAGTCTACGCTAAATCCAAGTCTACAGAG GGTCTGAACTGCAGCCTCGTAGTAGAGATGGTGAATAATGTCAAAGCCCTGCACAACgagacagagctgctgctggcaggcaaGATGGCTCTG CAATTAGATCCTCCTcagaaggagcagctccaggcagccctggcagacATGGACCTCCAGCTGAGGAAACTGGCAGACATCCCGTGGCTGTGGCAGCTTATAGAACCCTGTGATGAGGAG aaTCAGATGCTGGATTATTCTAAACGCAGCCGCAGTGGCAAGTTCCGCCTGGTGACCAAGTTTAAGAAGgagaagaacaacaaaaataagGAGACTCATAGTAGCATGGGACTGCCGG TTCACCTCTGGGGAACGGAGGAGGTTGCGGCCTGGCTTGAGCATCTCAGTCTTTGTGAGTATAAGGATATCTTCATCCGGCATGACGTCCGGGGCTCTGAGCTCCTGCACCTCGAGCGGAGGGACCTCAAG gACCTGGGTGTGACCAAAGTGGGTCACATGAAGAGGATCCTGCACGGGATCAAGGAGCTGAGCCGGAGCACTCCTGCCAGCGAGGCTTAG
- the DGKD gene encoding diacylglycerol kinase delta isoform X3 translates to MAAAGAGAGAAQSQAEAGAAASAAPEESSDSEPEQEPGSPQKLIRKVSTSGQIRQKIITPCRKLMLCADNRKEMEDWIAALKTVQNREHFESTQYSMDHFSGMHNWYACSHARPTYCNVCREALSGVTSHGLSCEVCKFKAHKRCAVRATSNCKWTTLASIGKDIIEDEDGISMPHQWLEGNLPVSAKCTVCDKTCGSVLRLQDWRCLWCKAMVHTACKELLPNKCPLGLCKVSVIPPTALNSIDSDGFWKATCPPSCTSPLLVFVNSKSGDNQGVKFLRRFKQLLNPAQVFDLMNGGPHLGLRLFQKFDTFRILVCGGDGSVGWVLSEIDSLNLHKQCQLGVLPLGTGNDLARVLGWGSACDDDTQLPQILEKLERASTKMLDRWSIMVYETKLPRQAFTSTVTEDFSEDSEVQKILCYEDSVAAHLSKILTSDQHSVVISSAKVLCETVKDFVARVGKAYEKATESSEESEVMTRKCCVLKEKLDSLLKTLNDESQASSSLPNPPPTIAEEAEDGDGSGSACDSSSERSVSSSCTARPQIFRPREQLMLRANSLKKAIRQIIEHAEKAVDEQNAQTQEQEGFLLSLSSSEEGKELRNEEKMSLQSSHSSSYGVCKGRRKASKSPCERLINKGNLSLGSSASLPPQTGNRDNLPMLNTKIFYPNIRAGMSGSLPGSSVISRLLIHADPFNSEPENLECYTEKCVMNNYFGIGLDAKISLDFNNKRDEHPEKCRSRTKNMMWYGVLGTKELLHRTYKNLEQKVLLECDGRPIPLPSLQGIAVLNIPSYAGGTNFWGGTKEDDTFTAPSFDDKILEVVAVFGSMQMAVSRVINLQHHRIAQCRTVKIAILGEEGVPVQVDGEAWIQPPGYIWIVHKNRAQTLTRDRAFESTLKSWEDKQKCELSRPSSFSLQPEIMSEEESTQINQFGQAAGALIHSIREIAQSYQDMEQELAHAVNASSKSMDKVYAKSKSTEGLNCSLVVEMVNNVKALHNETELLLAGKMALQLDPPQKEQLQAALADMDLQLRKLADIPWLWQLIEPCDEENQMLDYSKRSRSGKFRLVTKFKKEKNNKNKETHSSMGLPVHLWGTEEVAAWLEHLSLCEYKDIFIRHDVRGSELLHLERRDLKDLGVTKVGHMKRILHGIKELSRSTPASEA, encoded by the exons ATTATCACTCCATGTCGGAAGCTCATGCTTTGTGCTGATAACAGAAAAGAGATGGAAGATTGGATTGCAGCACTGAAGACTGTACAAAACCGTGAACATTTTGAG TCTACCCAGTACAGCATGGACCACTTCTCAGGGATGCACAACTGGTACGCCTGCTCGCACGCCCGCCCCACCTACTGCAACGTGTGCCGTGAGGCGCTGTCCGGGGTCACCTCGCACGGGCTCTCCTGTGAGG TGTGCAAGTTTAAAGCTCACAAGCGCTGTGCTGTGCGGGCAACCAGCAACTGCAAGTGGACTACTCTGGCCTCTATCGGAAAGGATATCATTGAGGATGAAGATGGG ATCTCGATGCCTCATCAGTGGCTGGAGGGAAACCTGCCCGTGAGTGCCAAATGCACTGTGTGTGATAAAACCTGTGGCTCTGTGCTGCGTTTGCAAGATTGGCGCTGCCTGTGGTGCAAAGCCATG GTACACACAGCATGTAAAGAGTTGTTGCCAAACAAGTGCCCTCTTGGTCTGTGCAAAGTGTCTGTCATTCCTCCTACTGCTCTGAACAGCATTGATTCTGATG GTTTTTGGAAAGCTACTTGTCCCCCTTCTTGCACAAGTCCTTTGTTGGTCTTCGTCAACTCAAAAAGTGGAGACAACCAAGGTGTAAAATTTCTGCGAAGATTCAAACAGCTGCTGAACCCAGCCCAGGTCTTTGACCTCATGAATGGAGGACCTCACCTTGG TTTACGCTTATTTCAGAAATTTGACACCTTCCGGATCCTGGTTTGTGGTGGGGATGGAAGTGTTGGCTGGGTTCTCTCTGAAATTGATAGCCTCAACCTTCACAAGCAG tgccagctgggagTGCTACCCTTGGGAACAGGGAATGACCTTGCCCGTGTGTTAGGCTGGGGGTCTGCTTGTGATGATGATACGCAGCTCCCACAGatcctggagaagctggagaGGGCCAGTACCAAAATGCTGGACAG GTGGAGCATCATGGTGTATGAAACCAAACTCCCTCGCCAAGCCTTCACTTCCACAGTCACTGAGGATTTCAGCGAGGATTCAGAG GTGCAGAAAATTCTCTGCTATGAGGACTCTGTGGCTGCTCATTTGTCCAAAATTTTGACTTCTGACCAACATTCAGTGGTCATTTCCTCAGCCAA GGTGCTTTGTGAGACAGTGAAGGATTTTGTGGCTCGAGTAGGGAAAGCCTATGAGAAAGCAACGGAAAGCTCAGAGGAATCAGAGGTCATGACCAGGAAG TGCTGTGTCCTGAAGGAGAAACTGGACTCATTGCTGAAGACTCTGAATGACGAATCTCAAGCATCTTCATCTCTGCCAAACCCTCCTCCCACCATTGCAGAGGAAGCCGAGGATGGGGATGGGTCGGGCAGTGCCTGTGACTCCTCGAGTGAGCGGTCGGTGAGCTCGTCCTGCACCGCCCGGCCCCAGATATTCCGGCCCCGGGAGCAGCTCATGCTGAGAGCCAACAGCCTGAAAAAGGCCATTCGTCAGATCATAGAGCATGCAGAGAAAG CTGTAGATGAGCAGAATGCCCAGACCCAGGAGCAAGAGGGCTTCCTCCTTAGTCTGTCATCCTCTGAGGAGGGCAAGGAGCTGAGGAATGAGGAGAAAATGTCCCTGCAGTcatcacacagcagcagctatGGAGTGTgcaaggggaggaggaaag CATCCAAATCTCCTTGCGAAAGACTAATAAACAAAGGAAATTTGTcgctgggcagctctgcatctCTTCCTCCACAGACAGGAAACCGGGACAACCTGCCAATGCTGAACACAAAAATCTTCTACCCAA ATATCCGTGCTGGCATGTCTGGTTCTTTGCCTGGGAGCTCTGTCATCAGCCGATTGCTGATCCACGCTGATCCCTTTAACTCTGAGCCTGAAAATCT TGAGTGTTACACAGAGAAGTGTGTCATGAATAATTACTTTGGAATTGGACTGGatgcaaagatttctttggATTTCAACAACAAACGTGATGAGCACCCAGAGAAATGCAG AAGTCGTACAAAGAATATGATGTGGTACGGAGTATTGGGGAccaaggagctgctgcacagaACATATAAAAACCTGGAGCAGAAAGTCTTGCTGGAG tgtGATGGGAGGCCAATCCCTCTGCCCAGTCTCCAGGGAATTGCTGTACTCAACATTCCCAGCTATGCAGGAGGCACAAACTTCTGGGGAGGAACAAAGGAAGACGAT ACATTCACAGCCCCTTCCTTTGATGACAAGATTTTGGAGGTGGTGGCCGTGTTTGGTAGCATGCAGATGGCAGTGTCACGCGTGATCAACCTGCAGCACCACCGCATTGCACAG TGTCGGACGGTGAAGATAGCAATTCTTGGAGAAGAGGGAGTTCCTGTGCAAGTGGATGGAGAAGCCTGGATCCAGCCTCCAGGTTACATTTGGATTGTTCATAAGAACAGGGCACAGACCCTCACCCGAGACAGG GCATTTGAGAGCACCCTCAAGTCCTGGGAGGACAAACAGAAGTGTGAGTTGTCCCGgccctcctctttctctctaCAACCAGAGATCATGTCTGAAGAGGAATCCACTCAGATCAACCAGTTTGGTCAAGCTGCAGGTGCTCTGATCCACAG CATTCGGGAAATAGCCCAGTCTTACCAGGACATGGAACAGGAGCTTGCCCATGCTGTCAATGCCAGCTCCAAGTCTATGGACAAAGTCTACGCTAAATCCAAGTCTACAGAG GGTCTGAACTGCAGCCTCGTAGTAGAGATGGTGAATAATGTCAAAGCCCTGCACAACgagacagagctgctgctggcaggcaaGATGGCTCTG CAATTAGATCCTCCTcagaaggagcagctccaggcagccctggcagacATGGACCTCCAGCTGAGGAAACTGGCAGACATCCCGTGGCTGTGGCAGCTTATAGAACCCTGTGATGAGGAG aaTCAGATGCTGGATTATTCTAAACGCAGCCGCAGTGGCAAGTTCCGCCTGGTGACCAAGTTTAAGAAGgagaagaacaacaaaaataagGAGACTCATAGTAGCATGGGACTGCCGG TTCACCTCTGGGGAACGGAGGAGGTTGCGGCCTGGCTTGAGCATCTCAGTCTTTGTGAGTATAAGGATATCTTCATCCGGCATGACGTCCGGGGCTCTGAGCTCCTGCACCTCGAGCGGAGGGACCTCAAG gACCTGGGTGTGACCAAAGTGGGTCACATGAAGAGGATCCTGCACGGGATCAAGGAGCTGAGCCGGAGCACTCCTGCCAGCGAGGCTTAG
- the DGKD gene encoding diacylglycerol kinase delta isoform X1, with product MAAAGAGAGAAQSQAEAGAAASAAPEESSDSEPEQEPGSPQKLIRKVSTSGQIRQKTIIKEGMLLKQTSSFQRWKRRYFKLRGRTLYYAKTAKSIIFDEVDLTDASVAESSTKNVNNSFTIITPCRKLMLCADNRKEMEDWIAALKTVQNREHFESTQYSMDHFSGMHNWYACSHARPTYCNVCREALSGVTSHGLSCEVCKFKAHKRCAVRATSNCKWTTLASIGKDIIEDEDGISMPHQWLEGNLPVSAKCTVCDKTCGSVLRLQDWRCLWCKAMVHTACKELLPNKCPLGLCKVSVIPPTALNSIDSDGFWKATCPPSCTSPLLVFVNSKSGDNQGVKFLRRFKQLLNPAQVFDLMNGGPHLGLRLFQKFDTFRILVCGGDGSVGWVLSEIDSLNLHKQCQLGVLPLGTGNDLARVLGWGSACDDDTQLPQILEKLERASTKMLDRWSIMVYETKLPRQAFTSTVTEDFSEDSEVQKILCYEDSVAAHLSKILTSDQHSVVISSAKVLCETVKDFVARVGKAYEKATESSEESEVMTRKCCVLKEKLDSLLKTLNDESQASSSLPNPPPTIAEEAEDGDGSGSACDSSSERSVSSSCTARPQIFRPREQLMLRANSLKKAIRQIIEHAEKAVDEQNAQTQEQEGFLLSLSSSEEGKELRNEEKMSLQSSHSSSYGVCKGRRKASKSPCERLINKGNLSLGSSASLPPQTGNRDNLPMLNTKIFYPNIRAGMSGSLPGSSVISRLLIHADPFNSEPENLECYTEKCVMNNYFGIGLDAKISLDFNNKRDEHPEKCRSRTKNMMWYGVLGTKELLHRTYKNLEQKVLLECDGRPIPLPSLQGIAVLNIPSYAGGTNFWGGTKEDDTFTAPSFDDKILEVVAVFGSMQMAVSRVINLQHHRIAQCRTVKIAILGEEGVPVQVDGEAWIQPPGYIWIVHKNRAQTLTRDRAFESTLKSWEDKQKCELSRPSSFSLQPEIMSEEESTQINQFGQAAGALIHSIREIAQSYQDMEQELAHAVNASSKSMDKVYAKSKSTEGLNCSLVVEMVNNVKALHNETELLLAGKMALQLDPPQKEQLQAALADMDLQLRKLADIPWLWQLIEPCDEENQMLDYSKRSRSGKFRLVTKFKKEKNNKNKETHSSMGLPVHLWGTEEVAAWLEHLSLCEYKDIFIRHDVRGSELLHLERRDLKDLGVTKVGHMKRILHGIKELSRSTPASEA from the exons ATTATCACTCCATGTCGGAAGCTCATGCTTTGTGCTGATAACAGAAAAGAGATGGAAGATTGGATTGCAGCACTGAAGACTGTACAAAACCGTGAACATTTTGAG TCTACCCAGTACAGCATGGACCACTTCTCAGGGATGCACAACTGGTACGCCTGCTCGCACGCCCGCCCCACCTACTGCAACGTGTGCCGTGAGGCGCTGTCCGGGGTCACCTCGCACGGGCTCTCCTGTGAGG TGTGCAAGTTTAAAGCTCACAAGCGCTGTGCTGTGCGGGCAACCAGCAACTGCAAGTGGACTACTCTGGCCTCTATCGGAAAGGATATCATTGAGGATGAAGATGGG ATCTCGATGCCTCATCAGTGGCTGGAGGGAAACCTGCCCGTGAGTGCCAAATGCACTGTGTGTGATAAAACCTGTGGCTCTGTGCTGCGTTTGCAAGATTGGCGCTGCCTGTGGTGCAAAGCCATG GTACACACAGCATGTAAAGAGTTGTTGCCAAACAAGTGCCCTCTTGGTCTGTGCAAAGTGTCTGTCATTCCTCCTACTGCTCTGAACAGCATTGATTCTGATG GTTTTTGGAAAGCTACTTGTCCCCCTTCTTGCACAAGTCCTTTGTTGGTCTTCGTCAACTCAAAAAGTGGAGACAACCAAGGTGTAAAATTTCTGCGAAGATTCAAACAGCTGCTGAACCCAGCCCAGGTCTTTGACCTCATGAATGGAGGACCTCACCTTGG TTTACGCTTATTTCAGAAATTTGACACCTTCCGGATCCTGGTTTGTGGTGGGGATGGAAGTGTTGGCTGGGTTCTCTCTGAAATTGATAGCCTCAACCTTCACAAGCAG tgccagctgggagTGCTACCCTTGGGAACAGGGAATGACCTTGCCCGTGTGTTAGGCTGGGGGTCTGCTTGTGATGATGATACGCAGCTCCCACAGatcctggagaagctggagaGGGCCAGTACCAAAATGCTGGACAG GTGGAGCATCATGGTGTATGAAACCAAACTCCCTCGCCAAGCCTTCACTTCCACAGTCACTGAGGATTTCAGCGAGGATTCAGAG GTGCAGAAAATTCTCTGCTATGAGGACTCTGTGGCTGCTCATTTGTCCAAAATTTTGACTTCTGACCAACATTCAGTGGTCATTTCCTCAGCCAA GGTGCTTTGTGAGACAGTGAAGGATTTTGTGGCTCGAGTAGGGAAAGCCTATGAGAAAGCAACGGAAAGCTCAGAGGAATCAGAGGTCATGACCAGGAAG TGCTGTGTCCTGAAGGAGAAACTGGACTCATTGCTGAAGACTCTGAATGACGAATCTCAAGCATCTTCATCTCTGCCAAACCCTCCTCCCACCATTGCAGAGGAAGCCGAGGATGGGGATGGGTCGGGCAGTGCCTGTGACTCCTCGAGTGAGCGGTCGGTGAGCTCGTCCTGCACCGCCCGGCCCCAGATATTCCGGCCCCGGGAGCAGCTCATGCTGAGAGCCAACAGCCTGAAAAAGGCCATTCGTCAGATCATAGAGCATGCAGAGAAAG CTGTAGATGAGCAGAATGCCCAGACCCAGGAGCAAGAGGGCTTCCTCCTTAGTCTGTCATCCTCTGAGGAGGGCAAGGAGCTGAGGAATGAGGAGAAAATGTCCCTGCAGTcatcacacagcagcagctatGGAGTGTgcaaggggaggaggaaag CATCCAAATCTCCTTGCGAAAGACTAATAAACAAAGGAAATTTGTcgctgggcagctctgcatctCTTCCTCCACAGACAGGAAACCGGGACAACCTGCCAATGCTGAACACAAAAATCTTCTACCCAA ATATCCGTGCTGGCATGTCTGGTTCTTTGCCTGGGAGCTCTGTCATCAGCCGATTGCTGATCCACGCTGATCCCTTTAACTCTGAGCCTGAAAATCT TGAGTGTTACACAGAGAAGTGTGTCATGAATAATTACTTTGGAATTGGACTGGatgcaaagatttctttggATTTCAACAACAAACGTGATGAGCACCCAGAGAAATGCAG AAGTCGTACAAAGAATATGATGTGGTACGGAGTATTGGGGAccaaggagctgctgcacagaACATATAAAAACCTGGAGCAGAAAGTCTTGCTGGAG tgtGATGGGAGGCCAATCCCTCTGCCCAGTCTCCAGGGAATTGCTGTACTCAACATTCCCAGCTATGCAGGAGGCACAAACTTCTGGGGAGGAACAAAGGAAGACGAT ACATTCACAGCCCCTTCCTTTGATGACAAGATTTTGGAGGTGGTGGCCGTGTTTGGTAGCATGCAGATGGCAGTGTCACGCGTGATCAACCTGCAGCACCACCGCATTGCACAG TGTCGGACGGTGAAGATAGCAATTCTTGGAGAAGAGGGAGTTCCTGTGCAAGTGGATGGAGAAGCCTGGATCCAGCCTCCAGGTTACATTTGGATTGTTCATAAGAACAGGGCACAGACCCTCACCCGAGACAGG GCATTTGAGAGCACCCTCAAGTCCTGGGAGGACAAACAGAAGTGTGAGTTGTCCCGgccctcctctttctctctaCAACCAGAGATCATGTCTGAAGAGGAATCCACTCAGATCAACCAGTTTGGTCAAGCTGCAGGTGCTCTGATCCACAG CATTCGGGAAATAGCCCAGTCTTACCAGGACATGGAACAGGAGCTTGCCCATGCTGTCAATGCCAGCTCCAAGTCTATGGACAAAGTCTACGCTAAATCCAAGTCTACAGAG GGTCTGAACTGCAGCCTCGTAGTAGAGATGGTGAATAATGTCAAAGCCCTGCACAACgagacagagctgctgctggcaggcaaGATGGCTCTG CAATTAGATCCTCCTcagaaggagcagctccaggcagccctggcagacATGGACCTCCAGCTGAGGAAACTGGCAGACATCCCGTGGCTGTGGCAGCTTATAGAACCCTGTGATGAGGAG aaTCAGATGCTGGATTATTCTAAACGCAGCCGCAGTGGCAAGTTCCGCCTGGTGACCAAGTTTAAGAAGgagaagaacaacaaaaataagGAGACTCATAGTAGCATGGGACTGCCGG TTCACCTCTGGGGAACGGAGGAGGTTGCGGCCTGGCTTGAGCATCTCAGTCTTTGTGAGTATAAGGATATCTTCATCCGGCATGACGTCCGGGGCTCTGAGCTCCTGCACCTCGAGCGGAGGGACCTCAAG gACCTGGGTGTGACCAAAGTGGGTCACATGAAGAGGATCCTGCACGGGATCAAGGAGCTGAGCCGGAGCACTCCTGCCAGCGAGGCTTAG